The DNA segment TTATTGGTGATTGGTAGGGTAGGTATGGCATTCAAAATCAATTCTGGATTTAAAAAAGAATCTGAATTATTCAAATAGATTTGATATTCCAGACAAGGTGCGTTTTTGTCCAAATTACTGGTTTGCAACGGTTCGGAGGTCAATGGATAAGCCTGCATTGCGGCTTTACTGTAACCCAAACCATCAATTTTTTTCCATTGATACGGTTCTTGATTTTTTAAGGAAGTAAAATTTTGGGCATAAATAACGACTTTGTCTTCAATTGCGATAAATGATTTTTTGGGAAGACTAATCGAATTAGTATCGATGTTGAGGTTTATTGATTTTGTTTTATTGTCGTAATTGATGCTGAACTGCGCATTTTTTGGCTGTTTTTTGCTCCATTTATTCCAATCGACACTGATTTGAATTCGTTCGTTGTTGCTTTCTTTGGCATTCAAAATACCAGAAGTTTTATTGGCAATAATCCAATCCGGAAGGTTTTGTAATTTCCACGAAATAACCGATTCTTTCTTTAGAAAAATATCGATAAAATGGGAAGTATTCGAATCTTGGGAATACGTTGGCAGTTTGCTCTCGTTGAAACTTGAATCGATTTCGTTTTCGACCAAAATCCCCACTGAATCAATATTATCTGCTTGCAAAGGAATTTCTATTTTTGGCATATCAAAAACGGGCAATTTTCTTGGACTCATGTCCATTATGCCGTTCCATTTTCCATTGGCGATTTGATTGTATTCTTGGGTAATTGTTTTGATTTCGTTAAAAGCATTTTCCGATTTCAAGGCATAATCCTTGGCATTCAGTCGTCCTTGTTTGCCGTAAATACTGGCTTTGTCTGCATACAAAAACTTTTTGTTCATCAATGAAGCTGCTTTTGCCGGATAATAAATTAACTGGAAATAAGCGTCTTGCAAGTCTTTTGGTAGCTTGTCTTTTAATGAACTAACCTGGTTTTCTAAATTTTGATATTTGTTAATGCGTTTTTGATTTTCATCCCCAAAAAAGAACGGATTGTAAGCGGTTTGTTTGGTTTTGGTAGTCGGTTCCGTTTGGCTCCAGCCCATAAATTCGGGTTTTCTTTCAAAAGCCAAATCGAAATACTCCCATTTCATGTCGGCAATCGACTTTCCGTAAGTTTTTCCAAAAATTGAGGAATAAAAAGTACTCATTTGTTTTTTGACATTGGAAGCATCCTCAAAAGTTGGAGCATCGTAAGCCATATCCATAAAAAGTTGGGTCGAATATTCTATGGCTTTCAAATCGCCGACATTCAGAATCCAGATTTCTTTGCAATTGGATTGATAGGCTTTCATCATTTCTTCCCTCAGCAAAGCAGGATGAACCGAATCGACCCAAAGATAATCGTGCGGTCTTCCCCAATACGAAGCGTGGTAATAGATGCCGCCACCGCCGGAACGTTTTTGTTCTTGCTCATTGCTCAACCTGCGGATGTAGCCGTAATT comes from the Flavobacterium limnophilum genome and includes:
- a CDS encoding glycosyl hydrolase 115 family protein — protein: MKNTILPFLFLLLFLQKNVAQNKAALQFEVVAKDQKASILYDNAIALDSILAYSLAEDIFKVTGFKPLVTKNKATASGNVIVIGQSQSELVQSFLDKKTDWKSFEKQWESYLFKVIDQPTTNIKKAFIIAGTDPRGTAYGVYAISERIGVSPWYWWADVPVAQQKELVLSQNLFQSKAPSVKFRGIFLNDEDWGLRPWASKTFEPEVGNIGPKTYSKIFELLLRLKANTIWPAMHEGTTAFFNVPGNAKIAEAYQIVFGSSHAEPMLRNNVDEWKEKTMGQFNYVSNKENVLKYWEDRVKESKNVDTIYTIGMRGVHDSKMEGVKTNKEGAELLTHIIEDQRKLFETYINRDATKVPQAFTVYKEVLELYDEGLQVPDDVTLVWTDDNYGYIRRLSNEQEQKRSGGGGIYYHASYWGRPHDYLWVDSVHPALLREEMMKAYQSNCKEIWILNVGDLKAIEYSTQLFMDMAYDAPTFEDASNVKKQMSTFYSSIFGKTYGKSIADMKWEYFDLAFERKPEFMGWSQTEPTTKTKQTAYNPFFFGDENQKRINKYQNLENQVSSLKDKLPKDLQDAYFQLIYYPAKAASLMNKKFLYADKASIYGKQGRLNAKDYALKSENAFNEIKTITQEYNQIANGKWNGIMDMSPRKLPVFDMPKIEIPLQADNIDSVGILVENEIDSSFNESKLPTYSQDSNTSHFIDIFLKKESVISWKLQNLPDWIIANKTSGILNAKESNNERIQISVDWNKWSKKQPKNAQFSINYDNKTKSINLNIDTNSISLPKKSFIAIEDKVVIYAQNFTSLKNQEPYQWKKIDGLGYSKAAMQAYPLTSEPLQTSNLDKNAPCLEYQIYLNNSDSFLNPELILNAIPTLPITNKHGVRVGVQWNEEPIQIVDFATIGRSEEWKQNVLSNKASKKVALKSTIKGKNTLKIYMIDEGVALDYFYLNLNKNTPLPYSLLPETVKE